One stretch of Pseudomonas azotoformans DNA includes these proteins:
- a CDS encoding acetyl-CoA C-acetyltransferase, translated as MTQLRRVAIIGGNRIPFARSNGPYATASNQAMLTAALEGLIERYNLHGLRLGEVAAGAVLKHSRDFNLTRECVLGSRLSPQTPAYDIQQACGTGLEAALLVANKIALGQIECGIAGGVDTTSDAPIGVNEGLRKILLQANRSKSMADKLKVLLQLRPHHLKPELPRNGEPRTGLSMGQHCELMAQTWQIPRAEQDQLALESHQKMAAAYAEGWHNDLLTPFLGLTRDNNLRPDLTLEKLAVLKPAFERSAKGTLTAGNSTPLTDGASLVLLGSEAWAKERGLPILAYLRDGEAAAVDFVNGAEGLLMAPVYAVPRLLARNGLTLQDFDYYEIHEAFAAQVLCTLKAWEDADYCKTRLGLDAPLGSIDRSRLNVKGSSLAAGHPFAATGGRIVANLAKLLDAAGKGRGLISICAAGGQGVTAIIER; from the coding sequence ATGACTCAATTGCGCCGTGTAGCGATCATTGGCGGTAACCGCATTCCTTTCGCCCGCTCCAATGGCCCCTATGCCACGGCGAGCAACCAGGCAATGCTGACCGCGGCCCTCGAAGGCCTGATCGAACGCTACAACCTGCACGGCCTGCGCCTGGGGGAAGTGGCTGCCGGCGCGGTGCTCAAGCATTCGCGCGACTTCAACCTGACCCGCGAGTGCGTACTGGGCTCGCGCCTGTCGCCGCAAACCCCGGCCTATGACATTCAGCAGGCCTGCGGCACCGGCCTGGAAGCGGCGCTGCTGGTGGCCAACAAGATCGCCCTGGGCCAGATCGAATGCGGGATTGCCGGTGGCGTCGACACCACCTCCGACGCGCCGATCGGGGTGAATGAAGGGCTGCGCAAGATTTTGCTGCAAGCCAACCGCAGCAAGTCCATGGCGGATAAATTAAAAGTCCTGTTACAACTTCGCCCCCATCACCTCAAGCCGGAACTGCCGCGCAATGGCGAACCGCGCACCGGTTTGTCCATGGGCCAGCACTGCGAATTGATGGCGCAGACCTGGCAGATTCCCCGCGCCGAGCAGGACCAGTTGGCCCTGGAGAGCCACCAGAAAATGGCCGCCGCCTATGCCGAGGGTTGGCACAACGATTTGCTCACGCCGTTCCTCGGCCTGACCCGTGACAACAACCTGCGCCCCGACCTGACCCTGGAAAAACTCGCCGTGCTCAAGCCCGCCTTCGAACGCAGCGCAAAGGGCACGCTTACCGCCGGCAACTCCACGCCGCTCACCGATGGCGCATCGCTGGTGCTCTTGGGCAGTGAAGCGTGGGCCAAGGAGCGCGGCTTGCCGATCCTCGCGTACCTGCGCGATGGCGAAGCGGCAGCGGTGGACTTCGTCAACGGCGCCGAAGGCCTGCTGATGGCGCCGGTGTATGCGGTACCGCGCTTGCTGGCGAGGAATGGTCTGACGCTGCAGGACTTCGATTACTACGAGATCCACGAAGCCTTCGCTGCCCAAGTGTTGTGCACGCTAAAGGCCTGGGAAGATGCGGACTACTGCAAGACGCGCCTGGGACTTGACGCCCCCTTGGGTTCCATCGACCGTAGCCGCTTGAACGTGAAAGGCAGTTCCCTGGCCGCCGGTCATCCGTTTGCCGCCACCGGTGGGCGTATCGTCGCCAATCTGGCCAAGCTGCTGGATGCGGCGGGCAAGGGGCGTGGGCTGATTTCGATCTGCGCGGCGGGCGGTCAGGGGGTTACGGCGATCATTGAGCGCTGA
- a CDS encoding PA4780 family RIO1-like protein kinase, whose product MKTPKRIEPLIEDGLVDEVLRPLMSGKEAAVYVVRCGNELRCAKVYKEANKRSFRQASEYQEGRKVRNSRQARAMAKGSKFGKKETEDAWQNAEVAALFRLAGAGVRVPQPFDFLEGVLLMELVADEYGDAAPRLNDVVLEPDQAREYHAFLISQIVLMLCTGLVHGDLSEFNVLLTPTGPVIIDLPQAVDAAGNNHAFSMLERDVGNMASYFGRFAPELKKTKYAKEMWALYEAGTLHPASVLTGEFDEPEELADVGGVIREIEAARLDEERRQAIRAADDAPPSKVPDEPPPPPWMQ is encoded by the coding sequence ATGAAGACTCCTAAACGCATTGAACCCCTGATCGAAGACGGTCTGGTCGACGAAGTGCTGCGCCCACTCATGAGTGGTAAAGAAGCAGCTGTTTATGTGGTGCGCTGCGGCAACGAATTGCGTTGCGCCAAGGTTTACAAGGAGGCGAACAAACGAAGTTTTCGTCAAGCGTCCGAATACCAGGAAGGCCGTAAGGTCCGTAACAGCCGGCAGGCCCGGGCCATGGCCAAGGGCTCCAAGTTCGGCAAGAAAGAAACCGAAGATGCCTGGCAGAACGCCGAAGTAGCGGCGTTGTTCCGCCTGGCCGGTGCGGGCGTTCGCGTGCCCCAGCCGTTCGACTTCCTTGAAGGCGTGCTGCTGATGGAACTGGTGGCCGACGAGTACGGCGACGCGGCGCCACGTCTGAACGACGTGGTGCTGGAGCCGGACCAGGCGCGTGAATACCATGCCTTCCTGATTTCCCAGATCGTGCTGATGCTGTGTACCGGCCTGGTGCACGGTGACCTGTCCGAGTTCAACGTGCTGCTCACGCCCACCGGCCCGGTGATCATCGACCTGCCCCAGGCGGTGGATGCGGCGGGCAACAACCACGCGTTCAGCATGCTGGAGCGGGACGTGGGCAACATGGCTTCCTATTTCGGGCGCTTTGCCCCGGAATTGAAGAAGACCAAGTACGCCAAGGAAATGTGGGCGCTGTATGAAGCCGGCACCCTGCACCCGGCCAGCGTCTTGACCGGCGAGTTCGACGAGCCGGAAGAACTGGCGGACGTCGGCGGTGTGATCCGCGAGATCGAAGCGGCGCGGTTGGATGAAGAGCGCCGCCAGGCGATTCGCGCGGCGGACGATGCGCCGCCGAGCAAGGTGCCGGACGAACCGCCGCCGCCGCCGTGGATGCAGTGA
- a CDS encoding heavy metal translocating P-type ATPase, with amino-acid sequence MNGSTTFDLPISGMTCASCAGRVERALGKVPGVQSVSVNLANERAHVEVLGQMDPSVLIAAVDKAGYTASLPQSETATDVDQARRLHRERWSLLLAILLALPLVLPMLVEPFGLHWMLPAWAQFALATPVQFIFGARFYIAAWKAVRAGAGNMDLLVAIGTSAGYGLSIYEWLTGHPGMAPHLYFEASAVVIALVLLGKYLESRAKRQTASAIRALEALRPERAIRVLDGREEDVAINALKLNDLVLVKPGERFPVDGEVVEGQSHADEALISGESLPVPKQPGDKVTGGAINGEGRLLVRTLALGAESVLARIIRLVEDAQAAKAPIQKLVDKVSQVFVPAVLVLALITLVGWWLYGASLETAIINAVAVLVIACPCALGLATPTAIMAGTGVAARHGILIKDAEALERAHEVSAVVFDKTGTLTSGAPKIAHLAAVDGNEALLLQHAGALQRGSEHPLAKAVLDACNEQGLEVADVTASQSLTGRGIAGTLNGQQLALGNRRLLEESGLNAGDLADSAKAWEAEGRTLSWLIAQGAQPRVLGLFAFGDTLKPGALEAVQQLKAQHISSHLLTGDNRGSARVVAEALGIEDVHAEVLPADKAATVAELKKTGVVAMVGDGINDAPALAAADIGIAMGGGTDVAMHAAGITLMRGDPRLVPAALEISRKTYAKIRQNLFWAFVYNLIGIPLAAFGLLNPVLAGAAMALSSVSVVSNALLLKTWKPKDLEDQRP; translated from the coding sequence ATGAATGGATCCACCACCTTTGACCTGCCCATCAGCGGCATGACCTGCGCCAGCTGTGCCGGCCGGGTCGAGCGCGCGCTGGGCAAGGTGCCGGGGGTGCAAAGCGTCAGCGTCAACCTGGCCAACGAACGCGCCCATGTTGAAGTGCTCGGCCAGATGGACCCCAGCGTGCTGATCGCCGCCGTCGACAAAGCCGGCTACACCGCCAGCCTGCCCCAAAGCGAAACCGCCACCGATGTTGATCAAGCACGACGCCTACACCGAGAGCGTTGGTCGTTGCTGCTGGCGATCCTGCTGGCACTGCCGCTGGTGTTGCCGATGCTGGTGGAGCCCTTCGGCCTGCACTGGATGCTGCCGGCCTGGGCGCAGTTCGCCCTGGCCACACCGGTGCAATTCATCTTCGGCGCACGCTTTTACATCGCCGCCTGGAAAGCCGTGCGGGCCGGTGCCGGCAATATGGACCTGCTGGTCGCCATCGGCACCAGCGCCGGTTACGGCCTGAGTATTTACGAATGGCTCACCGGTCACCCTGGCATGGCGCCGCACCTGTACTTCGAAGCCTCGGCGGTGGTGATCGCCCTGGTGCTGTTGGGCAAATACCTGGAGAGCCGCGCCAAGCGCCAGACCGCCAGCGCCATCCGCGCCCTCGAAGCCCTGCGCCCCGAGCGGGCGATTCGAGTGCTCGACGGCCGTGAAGAAGATGTCGCCATCAACGCGTTGAAACTCAATGACCTGGTGCTGGTAAAACCCGGCGAGCGCTTCCCGGTGGACGGTGAAGTGGTCGAAGGCCAAAGCCACGCCGACGAAGCGTTGATCAGCGGCGAAAGCCTGCCGGTGCCGAAGCAACCTGGCGACAAAGTCACCGGTGGCGCCATCAACGGCGAAGGCCGCCTGCTGGTACGCACCCTGGCCCTCGGCGCCGAAAGCGTGCTGGCGCGGATCATTCGCCTGGTGGAAGACGCCCAGGCCGCCAAGGCACCGATCCAGAAGCTAGTGGACAAAGTCAGCCAGGTGTTTGTCCCGGCCGTGCTGGTACTGGCATTGATCACCCTGGTGGGCTGGTGGTTGTACGGCGCGTCACTGGAGACCGCGATCATCAATGCGGTGGCTGTGTTGGTGATCGCCTGCCCCTGTGCCTTGGGCCTGGCCACACCGACTGCGATCATGGCCGGCACCGGGGTTGCCGCCCGCCACGGCATCCTGATCAAGGACGCCGAAGCCCTGGAGCGCGCCCATGAAGTGAGCGCCGTGGTTTTCGACAAGACCGGTACCCTCACCTCCGGCGCACCGAAAATCGCCCATCTGGCAGCCGTGGATGGCAACGAAGCGCTGCTGCTGCAACACGCCGGCGCGCTGCAACGCGGCAGTGAACACCCGTTGGCCAAAGCCGTATTGGATGCCTGTAACGAGCAAGGGTTGGAGGTAGCCGATGTGACAGCCAGCCAATCCCTGACCGGCCGCGGCATCGCCGGCACGCTGAATGGCCAGCAGTTGGCCCTGGGCAATCGCCGCCTGCTCGAAGAAAGCGGCTTGAATGCGGGCGACCTGGCTGACTCGGCCAAGGCTTGGGAGGCCGAAGGTCGCACCTTGTCCTGGCTGATCGCGCAAGGCGCCCAACCGCGAGTGCTGGGGCTGTTCGCTTTTGGCGATACGCTCAAGCCCGGCGCGCTGGAGGCGGTACAGCAACTCAAGGCCCAGCACATCAGCAGTCATTTACTCACCGGCGATAATCGTGGCAGCGCCCGCGTGGTCGCCGAGGCCTTGGGCATAGAGGATGTACACGCCGAAGTGCTGCCCGCCGACAAAGCCGCCACGGTCGCCGAACTGAAAAAAACCGGCGTGGTGGCCATGGTCGGCGACGGCATCAACGACGCCCCCGCCCTGGCCGCCGCCGATATCGGCATCGCCATGGGCGGTGGCACCGACGTGGCCATGCACGCGGCCGGTATCACCCTGATGCGCGGCGACCCGCGCCTGGTTCCGGCCGCACTGGAGATCAGCCGCAAGACCTACGCCAAGATCCGTCAGAACCTGTTCTGGGCCTTTGTGTATAACCTGATCGGCATTCCGCTGGCCGCATTCGGCCTGCTCAACCCGGTATTGGCCGGCGCAGCCATGGCCCTGTCGAGTGTCAGCGTGGTCAGCAATGCCTTACTGTTGAAGACTTGGAAACCCAAGGACCTGGAGGATCAACGCCCATGA
- a CDS encoding 3-oxoacyl-ACP reductase, producing MSDRYIDFANSSLGHRLVAAIGLPSPVRLERWQAGRLRPVEGALLLGGGALVSKVQAFANKLTDAIYTYGAEASTWIPGHGPKLKAVVFDASDLQHTDQLKQLREFFQPLLKNLDNSAHLVILGRAPESLGDPFAASAQRALEGFSRSLAKELRNGGVLQLLYVGDGAEDQLEGALRFFLSPKSAYISGQVIRLEACATPVEDWTRPLAGRKALVTGAARGIGASIAETLARDGAEVILLDVPQAKADLDALAARLGARTVALDICAEDAARQLIEHLPDGLDILVHNAGITRDKTLANMTPEYWDAVLAVNLNAPQVLTQALLDSGTLHDNARVVLLASISGIAGNRGQTNYAASKAGLIGLAQAWAPLLKARGISINAVAPGFIETQMTAHIPFALREAGRRMSSLGQGGLPQDVAEAVAWLGQPGSGAVSGQALRVCGQSLLGA from the coding sequence ATGTCTGACCGTTATATCGACTTCGCCAACTCAAGCCTCGGCCATCGCCTGGTCGCCGCCATTGGCCTGCCGTCGCCGGTACGCCTGGAACGCTGGCAAGCCGGGCGCCTGCGCCCGGTGGAAGGCGCATTGTTGCTGGGCGGCGGTGCACTGGTCAGCAAGGTGCAGGCGTTCGCCAACAAGCTCACCGACGCGATCTACACCTACGGCGCCGAGGCGTCTACCTGGATACCCGGCCACGGCCCCAAGCTCAAGGCCGTGGTGTTCGACGCCAGCGATTTGCAACACACCGACCAACTCAAGCAACTGCGCGAGTTCTTCCAGCCGTTGCTGAAAAACCTGGATAACAGCGCGCACCTGGTGATCCTCGGCCGTGCGCCGGAAAGCCTCGGCGACCCGTTTGCCGCCAGTGCCCAGCGCGCCCTGGAAGGTTTCAGCCGCTCGCTGGCCAAGGAGTTGCGCAACGGTGGCGTGCTGCAACTGCTGTATGTCGGCGACGGTGCCGAAGACCAGTTGGAAGGCGCCCTGCGTTTCTTCCTCTCGCCCAAAAGCGCCTATATCTCCGGCCAGGTGATCCGCCTGGAGGCCTGCGCCACGCCGGTCGAAGATTGGACACGGCCCCTGGCCGGGCGCAAGGCCCTCGTCACTGGCGCCGCCCGTGGCATTGGCGCATCCATCGCCGAAACCCTGGCCCGCGACGGCGCTGAGGTCATCCTGCTCGACGTGCCCCAGGCCAAGGCCGACCTCGACGCCCTGGCCGCACGCCTGGGCGCGCGCACTGTCGCGCTGGATATCTGCGCCGAAGACGCCGCCCGCCAATTGATCGAACACCTGCCGGATGGCCTCGACATCCTGGTGCACAACGCCGGTATCACCCGCGATAAGACTCTGGCCAACATGACCCCGGAATACTGGGACGCGGTGCTGGCCGTCAACCTCAATGCACCGCAGGTATTGACCCAGGCGCTGCTCGACAGCGGCACCCTGCATGACAACGCCCGCGTGGTGCTGCTGGCGTCGATCAGCGGCATCGCCGGCAACCGTGGGCAAACCAACTACGCGGCGAGCAAGGCTGGCTTGATCGGCCTCGCACAGGCCTGGGCGCCGCTGCTCAAGGCGCGCGGTATCAGTATCAACGCGGTGGCGCCGGGGTTTATCGAAACCCAGATGACCGCGCATATCCCGTTCGCCCTGCGTGAGGCCGGGCGACGCATGAGTTCGCTGGGCCAGGGCGGCCTGCCGCAGGACGTCGCCGAAGCGGTGGCCTGGCTGGGCCAACCGGGTTCCGGGGCGGTCAGCGGGCAAGCGCTGCGAGTGTGTGGGCAAAGTCTGCTGGGAGCGTAA
- the cueR gene encoding Cu(I)-responsive transcriptional regulator, translating into MNIGQAARQSGLSAKMIRYYESIGLLKAAHRTDSGYRVYGADDLHTLAFIKRSRDLGFSLEEVGKLLTLWQDRQRASADVKALARQHIEKLNQKILELGQLRDTLQDLVEHCQGDHRPDCPILKELASGSCCA; encoded by the coding sequence ATGAACATCGGCCAAGCCGCACGCCAGAGCGGGCTCAGCGCCAAGATGATTCGTTACTACGAATCCATCGGCCTGCTCAAGGCCGCCCACCGCACCGACAGCGGCTATCGCGTGTACGGCGCGGATGACTTGCACACCCTGGCGTTTATCAAACGCTCGCGTGACCTGGGGTTTTCATTGGAGGAAGTCGGCAAGCTGCTCACCCTGTGGCAGGACCGCCAACGGGCCAGCGCCGACGTAAAAGCCTTGGCGCGCCAGCATATCGAAAAGTTGAACCAGAAGATCCTGGAGCTGGGGCAGTTGCGCGATACCTTGCAGGACCTGGTGGAGCACTGCCAGGGCGATCATCGCCCGGATTGTCCGATTCTCAAGGAGCTGGCGTCCGGAAGCTGCTGCGCCTGA
- a CDS encoding heavy-metal-associated domain-containing protein — protein sequence MQVFSVEGMTCGHCVRAVTQAVQSQDPAASVKVDLAAKEVGVESRLSAEQVIEAIAEEGYSAKLA from the coding sequence ATGCAAGTATTCAGCGTTGAAGGAATGACCTGCGGCCATTGCGTTCGAGCGGTGACCCAGGCAGTGCAGAGCCAGGACCCGGCGGCCAGCGTGAAGGTCGACCTGGCGGCAAAGGAGGTGGGCGTTGAAAGCCGCTTGTCCGCCGAGCAAGTGATCGAGGCGATCGCAGAAGAAGGCTATAGCGCCAAGCTTGCCTGA